The proteins below come from a single Azospirillum thiophilum genomic window:
- a CDS encoding flagellar biosynthetic protein FliQ encodes MSETEVIELCRTSIVTLVIVCGPILVIMMMLGTVISVFQAVTQINEQTLAMVPKLLLVFGLSILLMPFMLGKLTEFFEHEVADRIVAIGVGAHENGGAPFTPGTGITPAPAPTAAAAGQ; translated from the coding sequence ATGAGCGAGACCGAAGTCATCGAGCTTTGCCGCACCTCGATCGTCACGCTGGTGATCGTGTGCGGCCCGATTCTGGTCATCATGATGATGCTCGGCACCGTCATATCGGTGTTCCAGGCCGTCACCCAGATCAACGAACAGACGTTGGCGATGGTGCCGAAGCTGCTTTTGGTCTTCGGGCTGAGCATCCTGCTGATGCCCTTCATGCTGGGCAAGCTGACCGAGTTCTTCGAGCATGAGGTCGCCGACCGCATCGTCGCCATCGGCGTCGGCGCCCACGAGAATGGCGGCGCCCCCTTCACCCCCGGCACCGGCATAACCCCGGCCCCGGCCCCGACCGCCGCCGCGGCGGGCCAATGA
- a CDS encoding ATP-binding protein has protein sequence MDESTSLSDTARRRITGGAPPGGAMLLLQYGLAPAGLLLLAAGLLLDRDAVGWLGAAAAAAGTGLLIGRSVAVVRRSARVGALLGGALEGMPAGQLVCDGADEVLFVNAAFRELAGWRRGERPLEALARQFSGDPDSAREFGRLRDRVRAGAAASAELAIPALDGHPPEWRKVQGQPVAGFPGSVHWRVEDITARRELEHVMLREQAKLADFMEHAPVGFFSVDQNGQFLFVNATLAQWLEASPGDLTDGELRLHGVLAAPPAAAPYDLFDHGGGEQRGELTMVGLHGRRFQVAVAQSVVRADDGTVHTRSVVRDLSPEREWQEALRHSEQRFQRFFEDAPIGIALVDETGQLTECNEAFLALIGSEAGSVIDRPMPDLIVPAEREAVTARLKAVQGGADPATPLEVRLSGGRELTAQLYARRLVGPVKPDGRRDGGGLILHFIDMTERKSLEAQFAQSQKMQAVGQLAGGVAHDFNNLLTAMIGFCDLLLLRHKPGDQSFSDIMQIKQNANRAANLVRQLLAFSRQQTLQPRVINVTDVLAELANLLRRLIGENIELKMIHGRDLGLVKVDQNQLEQVIINLVVNARDAMAGGGKLTVNTTNLVLDQPERREHETIPPGGYVSIEVIDTGCGIARENLQRIFEPFYTTKEVGSGTGLGLSTVYGIVRQTGGFVLVDSAVGEGTTFTILLPRHQGELRPVDTAEPRERRGSDLTGTGIILLVEDEDAVRVFSARALRNKGYQVLEAKNGEAALQQIETNGASIDLLITDVVMPQMDGPTLARHVRRLRPEMRVIFISGYAEDRLGEIDGVEVAHFLPKPFSLKQLASKVKEVIRDSR, from the coding sequence GTGGACGAGTCAACTTCCCTTTCCGACACCGCACGCCGCAGGATCACCGGCGGCGCTCCGCCCGGCGGGGCGATGCTGCTGCTCCAGTACGGGCTGGCGCCGGCCGGGCTGCTGCTGCTGGCCGCCGGCCTGTTGTTGGACCGCGATGCGGTCGGTTGGCTGGGCGCGGCTGCGGCGGCGGCCGGCACCGGCCTGCTGATCGGCCGCAGCGTCGCGGTGGTGCGGCGATCGGCGCGCGTCGGCGCGCTGCTGGGCGGTGCGCTCGAAGGGATGCCGGCCGGACAGCTGGTCTGCGACGGCGCCGACGAGGTGCTGTTCGTCAATGCCGCCTTCCGCGAGTTGGCGGGCTGGCGCCGCGGCGAACGGCCGCTGGAGGCGTTGGCGCGCCAGTTCTCCGGCGATCCCGACAGCGCGCGCGAGTTCGGCCGCCTGCGCGACCGGGTGCGGGCGGGGGCGGCGGCGTCGGCCGAGCTGGCGATCCCGGCGCTGGACGGCCATCCGCCGGAATGGCGCAAGGTCCAGGGCCAGCCGGTCGCCGGCTTTCCCGGCTCCGTCCATTGGCGGGTCGAGGACATCACCGCCCGGCGCGAGCTGGAGCATGTCATGCTGCGCGAGCAGGCCAAGCTCGCCGATTTCATGGAGCATGCGCCGGTCGGCTTCTTTTCCGTCGACCAGAACGGCCAGTTCCTGTTCGTCAACGCCACGCTGGCCCAATGGCTGGAGGCCTCGCCGGGCGACCTGACCGACGGTGAGCTGCGGCTGCACGGCGTCCTCGCCGCTCCCCCGGCCGCCGCCCCCTACGACCTGTTCGACCATGGCGGCGGCGAGCAGCGCGGCGAGCTGACCATGGTCGGGCTGCATGGCCGCCGGTTCCAGGTGGCGGTCGCGCAGAGCGTGGTGCGGGCCGACGACGGCACCGTCCACACCCGGTCGGTGGTGCGCGACCTGTCGCCGGAACGCGAGTGGCAGGAGGCGCTGCGCCATTCCGAGCAGCGGTTCCAGCGCTTCTTCGAGGATGCGCCGATCGGCATCGCCCTGGTCGACGAAACCGGGCAGCTGACCGAATGCAACGAGGCCTTCCTGGCGCTGATCGGCAGCGAGGCGGGCAGCGTCATCGACCGGCCGATGCCCGACCTGATCGTCCCGGCGGAGCGCGAGGCGGTGACCGCCCGGCTGAAGGCGGTCCAGGGTGGCGCCGATCCGGCGACCCCGCTGGAGGTGCGGCTGTCCGGCGGGCGGGAGCTGACCGCCCAGCTCTATGCCCGGCGGCTGGTCGGCCCGGTCAAGCCGGACGGACGGCGCGACGGGGGCGGACTGATCCTTCACTTCATCGACATGACCGAGCGCAAGAGCCTGGAGGCCCAGTTCGCCCAGTCGCAGAAGATGCAGGCGGTCGGCCAGCTGGCCGGCGGCGTCGCGCACGACTTCAACAATCTGCTGACGGCAATGATCGGCTTCTGCGACCTGCTGCTGCTGCGGCACAAGCCGGGCGACCAGTCCTTCAGCGACATCATGCAGATCAAGCAGAACGCCAACCGCGCCGCCAATCTGGTGCGGCAGCTGCTGGCCTTCTCGCGCCAGCAGACGCTGCAGCCGCGCGTCATCAACGTGACCGACGTGCTGGCCGAGCTGGCGAACCTGTTGCGCCGGCTGATCGGCGAGAACATCGAGCTGAAGATGATCCATGGCCGCGACCTGGGGCTGGTCAAGGTCGACCAGAACCAGCTGGAGCAGGTCATCATCAATCTGGTGGTCAACGCCCGCGACGCCATGGCCGGCGGCGGCAAGCTGACTGTCAACACCACCAACCTCGTCCTGGACCAGCCCGAGCGGCGCGAGCATGAGACGATCCCGCCCGGCGGTTATGTCTCCATCGAGGTGATCGACACCGGCTGCGGCATCGCGCGCGAGAACCTGCAACGCATCTTCGAGCCCTTCTACACCACCAAGGAGGTCGGGTCGGGCACCGGTCTGGGGCTGTCGACGGTCTATGGCATCGTGCGGCAGACCGGCGGCTTCGTGCTGGTCGATTCCGCGGTGGGGGAGGGGACCACCTTCACCATCCTGCTGCCCCGCCACCAGGGCGAGCTGCGCCCGGTCGACACGGCGGAGCCGCGCGAGCGGCGCGGCAGCGACCTGACCGGCACCGGCATCATCCTGCTGGTCGAGGACGAGGACGCGGTCCGCGTTTTCTCCGCCCGTGCGCTGCGCAACAAGGGCTATCAGGTGCTGGAGGCCAAGAACGGCGAGGCGGCCCTGCAGCAGATCGAGACCAACGGCGCCTCCATCGACCTGCTGATCACCGACGTGGTGATGCCCCAGATGGACGGCCCGACGCTGGCCCGCCATGTCCGCCGGCTGCGGCCGGAGATGCGGGTCATCTTCATTTCCGGCTATGCCGAGGACCGGCTGGGCGAGATCGACGGCGTCGAGGTGGCCCATTTCCTGCCCAAGCCCTTCTCGCTGAAGCAACTGGCCTCCAAGGTGAAGGAGGTCATCCGCGACAGCCGGTGA
- the flhB gene encoding flagellar biosynthesis protein FlhB, producing the protein MSEEPDESSKTEDPTSKKLDEAHKQGQFAMTREAANWLMVAAMLVVLISILPGTMKGLFFRLNYYFENVDQFTFDRAGVGTLLFRVMMDSLWALWLPILLFVVAGVLSTIGQTGFHVSWELIAPKFNKLNPLPGLMNMFKANQGVELLKSIAKLAVVGGVAYMALAPMFAGIEAYIGIDIMALLKQMDGLAHRLLIWVLVVLTFIAAGDFLWQKHQFDKKMKMTKQEVKDEHKQQEGDPIVKGRIRQIRFERARKRMMAAVPSADVVVTNPTHFAVALKYDPDQMGAPMVLAKGVDQVAFKIREIAESNNVPVIENPPLARALYAACDIDAEVPSEHYRAVAEVITYVFKLKGRSLRN; encoded by the coding sequence GTGTCGGAAGAACCGGACGAATCCTCCAAAACGGAGGACCCGACCTCCAAGAAACTCGATGAGGCCCACAAGCAGGGCCAGTTCGCGATGACCCGCGAGGCCGCGAACTGGCTGATGGTCGCGGCGATGCTGGTGGTGCTGATCTCGATCCTGCCCGGAACGATGAAGGGGCTTTTCTTCCGGCTGAACTACTATTTCGAGAATGTCGACCAGTTCACCTTCGACCGCGCCGGGGTCGGGACGCTGCTGTTCCGGGTGATGATGGATTCGCTGTGGGCGCTGTGGCTGCCCATCCTGCTGTTCGTCGTGGCCGGCGTGCTGTCGACCATCGGGCAGACCGGCTTCCACGTCTCGTGGGAGCTGATCGCGCCGAAATTCAACAAGCTGAACCCGCTGCCCGGCCTGATGAACATGTTCAAGGCCAACCAGGGGGTGGAACTGCTTAAGAGCATCGCCAAGCTGGCGGTGGTCGGCGGCGTCGCCTACATGGCGCTGGCGCCGATGTTCGCCGGCATCGAGGCCTATATCGGCATCGACATCATGGCGCTGCTGAAGCAGATGGATGGTCTGGCCCACCGCCTGCTGATCTGGGTTCTGGTGGTGCTGACCTTCATCGCCGCCGGCGACTTCCTGTGGCAGAAGCACCAATTCGACAAGAAGATGAAGATGACCAAGCAGGAGGTGAAGGACGAGCACAAGCAGCAGGAAGGCGATCCCATCGTCAAGGGCCGCATCCGCCAGATCCGGTTCGAGCGCGCGCGCAAGCGCATGATGGCCGCGGTGCCCAGCGCCGACGTGGTGGTCACCAACCCGACCCACTTCGCGGTCGCGCTGAAATACGATCCCGACCAGATGGGCGCGCCGATGGTGCTGGCCAAGGGCGTCGACCAGGTCGCCTTCAAGATCCGCGAGATCGCAGAATCCAACAATGTTCCGGTCATAGAGAACCCTCCGCTCGCCCGTGCGCTCTATGCCGCATGCGATATCGACGCGGAAGTCCCATCCGAGCACTATCGGGCGGTCGCCGAAGTCATTACCTATGTCTTCAAGCTCAAGGGGCGGTCGCTGCGCAACTGA
- the fliR gene encoding flagellar biosynthetic protein FliR has protein sequence MNVLQQLLGEQLFVWMLVFLRIGTAFSVMPTIGDAFVTARTRLLLALAVSVLVAPAIRPQLPPMPGSPFQLLVLAAGEMTVGIFLGTVARLLMGTLEVAGTIISLQSGLANAQIFNPALATAGSLPGSLMGWLGLLLLFVTDLHHLLIMAVVDSYATFVPGAAIPVDDMANVVGQLVSKTFMMGVQMSAPFLITGVLFALALGLLNKLAPQVQVFQLFTSVQVLLGLFMFALTLGAMMMFWLSRFESTFVDLLKPL, from the coding sequence ATGAACGTCCTCCAGCAGCTCCTGGGCGAGCAGCTCTTCGTCTGGATGCTGGTGTTCCTGCGCATCGGCACCGCCTTCAGCGTGATGCCGACCATCGGCGACGCCTTCGTCACCGCGCGTACCCGCCTGCTGCTCGCGCTGGCGGTCAGCGTGCTGGTGGCTCCGGCGATCCGGCCGCAGTTGCCGCCGATGCCGGGCAGCCCGTTCCAACTGCTGGTGCTGGCGGCCGGCGAGATGACGGTCGGCATCTTCCTCGGCACGGTGGCGCGTCTGCTGATGGGCACGCTGGAGGTCGCCGGCACCATCATCAGCCTGCAGAGCGGCCTGGCCAACGCCCAGATCTTCAACCCGGCGCTGGCGACCGCAGGCTCGCTGCCGGGGTCGCTGATGGGCTGGCTCGGGCTGCTGCTGCTGTTCGTCACCGACCTGCACCATCTGCTGATCATGGCCGTGGTCGACAGCTATGCCACCTTCGTGCCGGGGGCGGCGATCCCGGTCGACGACATGGCCAACGTGGTCGGGCAGCTGGTGTCGAAGACCTTCATGATGGGGGTGCAGATGTCGGCCCCCTTCCTGATCACCGGCGTCCTGTTCGCGCTGGCGCTTGGGCTGCTGAACAAGCTGGCGCCTCAGGTGCAGGTGTTCCAGCTCTTCACCTCGGTCCAGGTGCTGCTCGGGCTGTTCATGTTCGCGCTGACGCTGGGCGCGATGATGATGTTCTGGCTGTCGCGCTTCGAGTCGACCTTCGTCGACCTGCTGAAGCCGTTGTAG
- the recA gene encoding recombinase RecA, whose translation MSSAQLRLVEKDSMDKQKALDAALSQIERAFGKGSIMKLGTKENLVETEVVSTGSLGLDIALGIGGLPRGRIVEIYGPESSGKTTLALHAIAQAQKAGGTCAFIDAEHALDPSYARKLGVKVDDLLISQPDAGEQALEIADTLVRSGAIDVLVVDSVAALVPRAELEGEMGDSHVGLHARLMSQALRKLTGSISKSNCLVIFINQIRLKIGVMFGNPETTTGGNALKFYASVRLDIRRIGAIKDRDAVVGNQTRVKVVKNKMAPPFRVVEFDIMYGEGVSKVGELLDLGIQAGVVDKSGAWFSYDGTRIGQGRENAKNYLRNNPEMADAIEAKIRGNAGLVADAMMGTPESDAEASTPE comes from the coding sequence ATGTCGTCCGCACAGCTTCGTTTGGTCGAGAAGGATTCCATGGACAAGCAGAAGGCGCTGGATGCCGCCCTGAGCCAGATCGAACGTGCGTTCGGCAAGGGCTCGATCATGAAGCTTGGCACCAAGGAGAATTTGGTCGAGACGGAGGTGGTGTCCACCGGCTCGCTCGGTCTCGACATCGCACTGGGCATCGGCGGCCTGCCGCGCGGCCGCATCGTCGAAATCTACGGGCCTGAAAGCTCGGGCAAGACCACGCTGGCGCTGCATGCCATCGCCCAGGCACAGAAGGCCGGCGGCACCTGCGCGTTCATCGACGCCGAACACGCGCTCGACCCGTCCTATGCCCGCAAGCTCGGCGTCAAGGTCGACGACCTGCTGATCTCCCAGCCCGATGCCGGCGAGCAGGCGCTGGAGATCGCCGACACGCTGGTGCGCTCCGGCGCTATCGACGTGCTGGTGGTCGACTCGGTCGCGGCGCTGGTGCCGCGCGCCGAACTGGAAGGCGAGATGGGCGACAGCCATGTCGGTCTGCATGCCCGCCTGATGAGCCAGGCGCTGCGCAAGCTGACCGGCTCGATTTCCAAGTCGAACTGCCTCGTCATCTTCATCAACCAGATCCGCCTGAAGATCGGCGTGATGTTCGGCAATCCGGAGACGACGACCGGCGGCAACGCGCTGAAGTTCTATGCTTCGGTCCGTCTCGACATCCGCCGCATCGGCGCGATCAAGGACCGCGACGCCGTGGTCGGCAACCAGACCCGCGTCAAGGTGGTGAAGAACAAGATGGCCCCGCCGTTCCGCGTGGTCGAGTTCGACATCATGTATGGCGAGGGCGTGTCGAAGGTCGGCGAACTGCTCGATCTCGGCATCCAGGCCGGGGTGGTGGACAAGTCCGGCGCCTGGTTCAGCTATGACGGCACCCGCATCGGCCAGGGCCGCGAGAACGCCAAGAATTACCTGCGCAACAATCCCGAGATGGCTGACGCGATCGAGGCCAAGATCCGTGGCAACGCTGGTCTGGTCGCCGACGCCATGATGGGCACCCCGGAAAGCGACGCCGAAGCCTCCACGCCGGAGTGA
- the flgB gene encoding flagellar basal body rod protein FlgB — protein sequence MDLGNLGIFKLMSRKMDWLTQRQQVLSQNIANADTPEYKSRDLKSFSFRDALSDNRRLTPVSTNASHLAGTRGPGGMAKEEKVRDPYETAPDGNNVILEDQMMRMSQNSMDYQTITNLYKKQVAMIKSAIRTGG from the coding sequence ATGGACCTCGGGAATCTCGGCATCTTCAAGCTGATGTCACGCAAGATGGACTGGCTGACCCAGCGTCAGCAGGTCCTGTCGCAGAACATCGCCAACGCCGACACGCCCGAGTACAAGAGCCGCGACCTGAAATCCTTCAGCTTCCGCGACGCGCTGAGCGACAACCGGCGGCTGACCCCGGTGTCGACCAATGCGTCCCATCTGGCCGGCACCCGCGGACCGGGCGGCATGGCCAAGGAAGAGAAGGTCCGCGACCCGTACGAGACGGCGCCGGACGGTAACAACGTCATCCTGGAAGACCAGATGATGCGGATGAGCCAGAATTCGATGGATTACCAGACCATCACCAACCTGTATAAGAAGCAGGTGGCGATGATCAAATCGGCGATCCGGACCGGCGGCTGA
- the fliE gene encoding flagellar hook-basal body complex protein FliE produces MINPLNAAAAYATTASKTTGPGMAARDGVSFGDVLEQAAKESIGTLKKSEDMSALASVGKADLNDVVQAVTNAEVTLQTVTAVRDKVLNAYQEILRMPM; encoded by the coding sequence ATGATCAATCCGCTGAACGCCGCCGCGGCCTACGCCACCACGGCATCCAAGACCACCGGTCCCGGCATGGCCGCGCGCGACGGCGTCTCCTTCGGCGACGTGCTGGAACAGGCGGCCAAGGAGAGCATCGGCACCCTGAAGAAGAGCGAGGACATGTCCGCGCTGGCCTCCGTCGGCAAGGCCGACCTGAACGACGTTGTGCAGGCGGTGACCAACGCCGAGGTGACGCTGCAGACCGTCACCGCGGTGCGCGACAAGGTGCTGAACGCCTACCAGGAAATCCTGCGCATGCCGATGTGA
- the flgC gene encoding flagellar basal body rod protein FlgC — translation MDLYQSMAVSASGLKAQGTRLKVISENLANANTTAETPGDLPYRRKTVIFKNELDRAMDVDKVRVAKVDVDKGDFQRRYDPSHPSADADGYVLLPNVNSVVEAMDMREAQRSYEANLSAIDTARQMLTRTIDILRT, via the coding sequence ATGGATCTCTACCAGTCGATGGCGGTTTCCGCGTCGGGCCTGAAGGCGCAGGGCACGCGGCTGAAGGTCATTTCCGAGAATCTGGCCAACGCCAACACGACGGCGGAAACGCCGGGCGATCTGCCCTATCGCCGCAAGACGGTCATCTTCAAGAACGAACTGGACCGGGCGATGGACGTCGACAAGGTCCGCGTCGCCAAGGTCGATGTGGACAAGGGCGATTTCCAGCGCCGCTACGACCCGTCCCACCCGTCGGCCGACGCCGACGGCTATGTGCTGCTGCCGAACGTGAATTCGGTGGTCGAGGCGATGGACATGCGCGAGGCGCAGCGCAGCTACGAGGCCAACCTGTCGGCCATCGACACCGCGCGCCAGATGTTGACCCGCACCATCGATATCCTGCGCACCTGA
- a CDS encoding HIT domain-containing protein: protein MFSLNERLQADTYPVMDLDLCRVLLMNNALWPWLILVPMRDGAVEIHRLDEADQITLMRETARASRALETLFAPDKMNVGALGNMVPQLHVHVIGRTRGDPAWPGPVWGSGHAEPYEPAAAAALVERLAEALQAGA, encoded by the coding sequence ATGTTTTCCCTTAACGAACGGCTGCAAGCCGACACTTATCCTGTCATGGACCTGGATCTTTGCCGGGTGTTGCTGATGAACAACGCCCTGTGGCCCTGGTTGATCCTGGTGCCGATGCGCGATGGCGCGGTCGAGATCCACCGGCTGGACGAGGCAGACCAGATCACCCTGATGCGGGAGACCGCCCGCGCGTCCCGCGCGCTGGAGACGCTGTTCGCACCGGACAAGATGAATGTCGGGGCGCTGGGCAACATGGTGCCGCAACTGCACGTCCATGTGATCGGGCGGACGCGCGGCGACCCGGCATGGCCGGGGCCGGTCTGGGGCTCCGGCCATGCCGAGCCGTACGAGCCGGCCGCCGCCGCGGCGCTGGTGGAACGTTTGGCGGAGGCATTGCAGGCGGGCGCGTGA
- a CDS encoding glycosyltransferase family 2 protein produces the protein MRKSAFAVLILVILGNIAFWALWNRPVDERSWAGAITGVAYTPFHSDKSPSKGDKASADDIEKDMDALEGAVKAVRTYSTTDGSEMVAAIAAKHGLPVTAGAWTAGKPEIDEPELAGLIKLARANSNVRRVLVGNEAILRADLTVAQAIDYVKRVKKKVNVPVSIAEPWHVWLKNPELADAVDFLAVHLLPYWEGVPVDQSVDYAMFRYNELKAKFPNKHILIGEIGWPADGPWRRGAEASQVNQAKFIRNFLNVAAQNKLDYFIMEAFDQPWKREIEGTAGTSWGLWDYQRNPKFPMIGGVNEIRNWEVKCATAVALGFLPLVFFLWRRSDLKIGGQIFYGALIQAVASVLVFTVSAASAAGLAVTTEIAWGLLIFCQLVLFAVMLIDGMELTEVVWQHKFKRKFIPCSAAPLPNAAKVSIHVPCYNEPPHMVMQTLDALAALDYPNYEVLLLDNNTKDPAVWRPVEEYCKKLGPKFRFFHLDNWPGFKAGALNFGLAQTAPDAEHIAVIDSDYQVHPDWLKATIPHFNRPEVGFVQSPQDYREWEHDLFQRMTNWEYAGFFHIGMIQRNERNAIIQHGTMTIIRKSALEKVGRWGEWCITEDADLGLRLFEHGYEAVYMPESYGKGLVPDSFSAYKTQRFRWAYGAVQILKHHWRQLAPGAKELTSGQKYHFITGWLPWFADAAHMIFGIAGILWSIGLMAFPKYFEFPPNVFMIPTLSVFAFKVGASLWLYEARVKCGFWDKVGAAVAGMALTHTVGRAMWLGIFTSGRPFVRTPKCENQPALMQAFLMAREELVLLVSLWGAALAIVMVFGHENRDAFMWSGLLVVQSLPYLAAFITALINVFPTIGFGKSKPSPADGAVGAGAAD, from the coding sequence ATGCGTAAATCGGCCTTCGCGGTTCTGATCCTGGTGATCCTGGGCAACATCGCCTTCTGGGCGCTGTGGAACCGCCCGGTGGACGAACGGTCCTGGGCCGGCGCCATCACCGGCGTCGCCTACACCCCCTTCCATTCCGACAAGAGCCCGTCCAAGGGCGACAAGGCGTCGGCCGACGACATCGAGAAGGACATGGACGCGCTGGAGGGCGCGGTGAAGGCGGTCCGCACCTATTCCACCACCGACGGCTCGGAGATGGTCGCGGCCATCGCCGCCAAGCACGGGCTGCCGGTCACCGCCGGCGCCTGGACCGCCGGCAAGCCCGAGATCGACGAGCCGGAACTGGCCGGACTGATCAAGCTGGCCCGCGCCAACAGCAACGTCCGCCGCGTGCTGGTCGGGAACGAGGCGATCCTGCGCGCCGACCTGACGGTCGCGCAGGCCATCGACTACGTCAAGCGGGTGAAGAAGAAGGTCAACGTGCCGGTTTCCATCGCCGAGCCGTGGCACGTCTGGCTGAAGAATCCGGAGCTGGCCGACGCGGTCGACTTCCTCGCCGTCCACCTGCTGCCCTATTGGGAAGGCGTTCCGGTCGACCAGTCGGTCGATTACGCCATGTTCCGCTACAACGAGCTGAAGGCGAAGTTCCCGAACAAGCACATCCTGATCGGCGAGATCGGCTGGCCGGCCGACGGCCCGTGGCGCCGCGGCGCCGAGGCCAGCCAGGTCAACCAGGCCAAGTTCATCCGCAACTTCCTGAACGTCGCCGCCCAGAACAAGCTCGACTACTTCATCATGGAGGCCTTCGACCAGCCCTGGAAGCGGGAGATCGAGGGCACCGCCGGCACCAGCTGGGGCCTGTGGGACTATCAGCGCAACCCGAAATTCCCGATGATCGGCGGGGTGAACGAGATCCGCAACTGGGAGGTCAAGTGCGCGACCGCGGTGGCGCTGGGCTTCCTGCCGCTGGTGTTCTTCCTGTGGCGGCGCAGCGACCTGAAGATCGGCGGCCAGATCTTCTACGGCGCGCTGATCCAGGCGGTCGCCTCCGTCCTGGTCTTCACCGTCAGCGCCGCATCGGCCGCCGGACTCGCCGTCACCACCGAGATCGCCTGGGGCCTGCTGATCTTCTGCCAGCTCGTGCTGTTCGCGGTGATGCTGATCGACGGCATGGAGCTGACCGAGGTCGTCTGGCAGCACAAGTTCAAGCGCAAGTTCATCCCCTGCTCCGCAGCACCTCTGCCCAATGCGGCGAAGGTGTCGATCCATGTGCCCTGCTACAACGAGCCGCCGCACATGGTCATGCAGACGCTGGACGCGCTGGCCGCCCTCGACTACCCGAACTACGAGGTGCTGCTGCTCGACAACAACACCAAGGATCCGGCGGTCTGGCGCCCGGTCGAGGAGTATTGCAAGAAGCTTGGACCGAAGTTCCGCTTCTTCCACCTCGACAACTGGCCGGGCTTCAAGGCCGGCGCGCTGAATTTCGGGCTGGCCCAGACCGCGCCGGACGCCGAGCACATCGCGGTGATCGACAGCGACTATCAGGTCCATCCCGACTGGCTGAAGGCGACCATCCCGCACTTCAACCGGCCGGAGGTCGGCTTCGTCCAGTCGCCGCAGGATTATCGCGAGTGGGAACACGACCTGTTCCAGCGCATGACCAACTGGGAATATGCCGGCTTCTTCCACATCGGCATGATCCAGCGCAACGAGCGCAACGCCATCATCCAGCACGGCACCATGACCATCATCCGCAAGTCGGCGCTGGAGAAGGTCGGGCGCTGGGGCGAATGGTGCATCACCGAGGATGCCGATCTCGGCCTGCGCCTGTTCGAGCATGGCTATGAGGCGGTCTATATGCCGGAGAGCTACGGCAAGGGGCTGGTTCCCGACAGCTTCTCCGCCTACAAGACGCAGCGTTTCCGCTGGGCCTATGGCGCGGTGCAGATCCTGAAGCATCATTGGCGCCAGCTGGCGCCGGGCGCCAAGGAACTGACCTCGGGCCAGAAGTACCATTTCATCACCGGCTGGCTGCCCTGGTTCGCCGACGCCGCCCATATGATCTTCGGCATTGCCGGCATCCTGTGGTCGATCGGCCTGATGGCCTTCCCCAAATATTTCGAGTTCCCGCCCAACGTCTTCATGATCCCGACGCTCAGCGTCTTCGCCTTCAAGGTCGGCGCGTCGCTGTGGCTCTACGAGGCGCGGGTGAAGTGCGGCTTCTGGGACAAGGTCGGGGCGGCGGTCGCCGGCATGGCGCTGACCCACACGGTCGGCCGCGCCATGTGGCTGGGCATCTTCACCTCCGGCCGGCCCTTCGTCCGCACGCCGAAATGCGAGAACCAGCCGGCGCTGATGCAGGCCTTCCTGATGGCGCGCGAGGAGCTGGTGCTGCTGGTGTCGCTGTGGGGCGCGGCGCTGGCCATCGTCATGGTCTTCGGCCACGAGAACCGCGACGCCTTCATGTGGTCGGGCCTGCTGGTGGTGCAGTCGCTGCCCTATCTGGCCGCCTTCATCACCGCGCTGATCAACGTCTTCCCGACCATCGGCTTCGGCAAGAGCAAGCCGTCCCCGGCCGACGGTGCCGTCGGTGCCGGGGCCGCCGACTGA